Below is a genomic region from Persicimonas caeni.
GTCCTTCTGGTCCATGACGTCGGCGAAGAAGACGTTGGGCGACTTGCCGCCGAGTTCGAGGGTCACCGGCACGATATTCTCGGAGGCGTACTGCATGATGAGCCGGCCGGTGGTCGTCTCGCCGGTGAAGGCGACCTTGGCGACGCGGTCGCTCGAGGCGAGCGGCTTGCCGGCCTCGGCGCCGAAGCCGTTGACCACGTTGACCACGCCCGGGGGGAGCAGGTCGGCGACGAGCTCCATCATCATCAAGATCGTCGACGGGGTCTGCTCGGCGGGCTTGAGCACCACGCAGTTACCGGCGGCCAGGGCCGGGGCGAGCTTCCAGGTGGCCATCAGCAGCGGGAAGTTCCACGGGATGATCTGGCCGACGACGCCCAGCGGCTCTTTGACGTGGTAGGCGACCGTGTGCTCGTCGAGCTCGGCCATCGAGCCCTCTTGGGCGCGGATCACCCCGGCGAAGTAGCGGAAGTGGTCGACGGCCAGGGGCAGGTCGGCGTTGAGCGTCTCGCGCACCGCCTTGCCGTTCTCCCAGGTCTCGGCGACGGCGAGCATCTCGAGGTTGTCCTCGAGGCGGTCGGCGATCTTGTTCAGGATCTGGGCGCGCTCGGTCGGGCTCTTCTTGCCCCAGGCGTCTTTGGCGCTGTGGGCGGCGTCGAGGGCCATCTCGATGTCCTTGGCCGTCGAGCGCGGCACCTCGCAGAAGGTCTTGCCGGTCACCGGCGTGACGTTCTCAAAGTAGTTGCCCTCGCGCGGCGGGACCCACTCGCCGCCGATGAAGTTCTCGTAGCGGGACTTGAAGTTGACGATGGAGCCGTCGGTGTTCGGAAAGGCGTACTTGGTCATGGTGATTCCTCCAGCAAGATAGAGTTGATCGGACGAACGGTCGCCTTGAAGCGAGCGTCTCGTACACGCATGCATGGAGGAGAAAACGCCACTACTTGCACAAACAG
It encodes:
- the exaC gene encoding acetaldehyde dehydrogenase ExaC, which produces MTKYAFPNTDGSIVNFKSRYENFIGGEWVPPREGNYFENVTPVTGKTFCEVPRSTAKDIEMALDAAHSAKDAWGKKSPTERAQILNKIADRLEDNLEMLAVAETWENGKAVRETLNADLPLAVDHFRYFAGVIRAQEGSMAELDEHTVAYHVKEPLGVVGQIIPWNFPLLMATWKLAPALAAGNCVVLKPAEQTPSTILMMMELVADLLPPGVVNVVNGFGAEAGKPLASSDRVAKVAFTGETTTGRLIMQYASENIVPVTLELGGKSPNVFFADVMDQKDSFFEKCLEGFAMFALNQGEVCTCPSRALVQKSIYGEFMERAVARVDSVKVGNPLDTDTMMGAQASRDQFEKIMSYMEIGRDEGAKVLTGGGRAEMSGELEGGFYVRPTVFEGSNEMRVFQEEIFGPALSVASFDDYDDAIRIANDTLYGLGAGVWTRNQNVAYRAGRAIQAGRVWTNCYHLYPAHAAFGGYKQSGIGRENHKMMLDHYQQTKNLLVSYDENPMGFF